From Candidatus Paceibacterota bacterium, a single genomic window includes:
- a CDS encoding SagB/ThcOx family dehydrogenase yields MRPFLYKFFHRLTKDKTEGGLIKIPADMAMWPESWKIVEYKKISFFDPIKLADNVDTKLFEILQKRTSDRKSLSSNVVTLEKISKILKCACGEIKRKDGSTHRTAPSGGGRYSIELYFLLFKEAEGLKTGVYHYGVENHQLELIEQKNFSEEDILSYQSDKWATVGSGMMCMTSVFDRFARKYGSRGYRYMLLEAGHIGQNILLSGVENDLVFVPIGSSNDVRVESLLKIDGNSESLVYAMSF; encoded by the coding sequence ATGAGACCATTTTTATATAAATTTTTTCACAGGTTAACTAAAGATAAAACAGAGGGTGGTTTAATAAAAATTCCTGCTGATATGGCAATGTGGCCAGAAAGTTGGAAAATTGTGGAGTACAAAAAAATTTCTTTTTTTGATCCAATAAAACTTGCGGATAACGTAGACACAAAACTTTTTGAAATTCTGCAAAAAAGAACATCTGACCGTAAGTCACTATCTAGTAATGTTGTTACGTTAGAAAAAATATCAAAAATATTAAAGTGTGCTTGTGGAGAAATAAAAAGGAAAGATGGATCCACGCACAGAACGGCCCCGTCTGGTGGTGGCAGGTATTCAATTGAATTGTATTTTTTGCTATTTAAAGAGGCTGAAGGGTTAAAGACCGGTGTGTATCATTATGGTGTAGAGAATCATCAGCTTGAATTGATTGAACAAAAAAATTTTTCAGAAGAAGACATACTTTCTTACCAAAGCGACAAATGGGCGACTGTTGGTAGTGGTATGATGTGCATGACCAGTGTTTTTGATCGTTTTGCGCGCAAATATGGCAGTCGGGGGTATCGTTATATGTTATTAGAAGCCGGGCACATTGGTCAGAATATATTGCTCTCTGGTGTAGAAAATGATTTGGTTTTTGTACCAATTGGGTCGTCTAATGATGTAAGAGTAGAATCACTACTTAAAATAGACGGCAATAGCGAGAGCCTGGTCTACGCGATGTCTTTTTAA
- a CDS encoding YcaO-like family protein, translating to MENNLFNSPGYILAKDYVNDIRQMQKNGPWKLPLGVGDRFHIFLLSLFLKFSWFKDIYIKYPHDHSPAYDIIINFLKRNKILSGVIKLSSASYWGINIYVSHLFNGEVLLVKSTGHHKESDIALSKTIGELIERAVSGVRDENNNFIFGSFNELKTKYKNIFYPPVYHRFLPQQKDLFKDLRVDDDQEMEWVKGFNFLTSEVALIPKNITSWRRKRNIITMNPTTSGSAGGFSKEDVIKNSILEYIERDSFLIHWLTQIAPKVISNESLPEDLFLYIKGFNSIGISAYVLDTTTNVGIPSACVVVRKNNLNKKSVAVSGGAGIDLHTAIKRALEEAQQCVFNLDKNESGTKVSDVKPFISEIDREERIRMWQGEEWVKLFEWFISGDVIEYKNDNNLVLETKDEITFLKNVFSKLGSEYTPFIYFPKNKAMEKLGFQVAQAFIPFCFPLFLVEKYGTFDSDRLKQFAKYKGVDNFKLNPYPHPFP from the coding sequence ATGGAAAATAATTTATTTAATTCACCTGGGTATATTTTGGCAAAAGATTACGTTAATGATATTCGCCAAATGCAAAAGAACGGACCATGGAAGTTACCACTTGGTGTTGGTGACAGATTTCATATTTTTTTACTATCATTGTTTTTAAAATTTTCTTGGTTTAAGGATATTTATATTAAATATCCGCATGACCATAGTCCCGCATATGACATAATTATTAATTTCTTGAAAAGAAATAAAATATTGTCGGGGGTTATTAAGTTAAGCTCTGCTTCTTACTGGGGTATTAATATATACGTTTCGCACCTTTTTAACGGAGAGGTACTTTTGGTAAAAAGTACAGGACATCATAAAGAAAGCGATATAGCACTTTCTAAAACCATAGGAGAATTAATAGAAAGGGCTGTTTCTGGTGTTCGCGATGAAAATAATAATTTTATTTTTGGTTCGTTTAATGAGTTAAAAACAAAATATAAAAATATTTTTTACCCGCCTGTATACCATAGGTTTTTACCACAACAAAAGGATTTATTTAAAGATTTGAGAGTAGATGATGACCAAGAAATGGAGTGGGTTAAGGGCTTTAATTTTTTAACCAGTGAAGTTGCTTTGATCCCAAAAAACATTACCTCATGGAGACGCAAAAGAAACATAATAACCATGAACCCGACTACAAGCGGTTCTGCGGGCGGGTTTTCAAAAGAGGATGTTATTAAGAATTCGATATTAGAATATATAGAAAGAGATTCATTTTTAATACATTGGTTAACGCAAATAGCCCCAAAAGTTATATCAAATGAATCATTACCAGAAGATTTATTTTTATATATTAAAGGTTTTAACAGTATTGGTATTAGTGCTTATGTTTTAGACACAACAACCAACGTGGGAATACCCTCGGCTTGTGTGGTTGTGAGAAAAAATAATTTGAATAAGAAGTCAGTTGCTGTCTCTGGTGGCGCTGGTATTGATTTACATACTGCAATCAAGAGAGCACTAGAAGAGGCTCAGCAGTGTGTTTTTAATCTTGATAAAAATGAAAGTGGTACTAAGGTTAGTGATGTTAAGCCTTTTATAAGCGAAATAGACAGAGAAGAGAGAATAAGGATGTGGCAAGGAGAGGAATGGGTCAAACTTTTTGAATGGTTTATATCTGGTGATGTTATTGAGTATAAAAATGACAATAACCTTGTATTAGAAACTAAAGATGAAATAACTTTTCTCAAAAATGTTTTCTCTAAGTTGGGAAGTGAATATACTCCGTTTATATATTTCCCTAAAAATAAAGCAATGGAGAAGCTTGGTTTTCAAGTGGCCCAAGCGTTTATCCCTTTTTGTTTCCCTCTGTTTTTGGTGGAAAAATATGGAACCTTCGATAGCGATAGGCTGAAACAATTCGCTAAATATAAAGGCGTTGATAATTTTAAATTAAATCCATACCCACATCCGTTCCCATAG
- a CDS encoding AI-2E family transporter, with protein sequence MIDNDRPIAVTISSGTILKAVLILVLFAGLYFLQDVVLVILTSVVIASSVEPATRWFAKYHIARVPAVLFTYITFFAFLVGVSYFFIPPLLDDMSGFAASAPEYLNSVNIFSETGVRSFVGSSRDVVSSLNDSGFQTQEIISNLRDAFSSFSGGITKGASMVFGGIFSFILIIVISFYLAVQERGIETFLRSLTPLRYESYITGLWARAQNKIGLWMQGQLLLGFFIGILVYLGLAIMGIPYALLLAVVAATLELIPLFGPIIAAVPAVALGFSHGGVALGLMVIGFYIIIQQFENHLIYPLIVRKIIGVPPILVILSLIVCAKLFGFLGLILAVPFISVVLEMVDDFEKEKKQTGVNMIS encoded by the coding sequence ATGATTGATAATGATCGCCCAATAGCAGTTACAATAAGTTCAGGGACTATTTTGAAGGCTGTGCTTATTCTTGTTTTGTTTGCCGGGCTGTATTTTTTACAAGACGTTGTTTTGGTAATACTTACTTCGGTTGTTATCGCTTCTTCTGTTGAACCTGCAACAAGATGGTTTGCGAAGTACCACATAGCTCGCGTTCCAGCAGTTCTTTTTACATACATTACTTTTTTCGCTTTTCTTGTTGGGGTATCATATTTTTTTATCCCACCACTTTTAGATGATATGTCTGGGTTTGCTGCTTCTGCTCCTGAATATCTAAACTCAGTGAATATTTTTTCCGAGACCGGTGTCAGAAGTTTTGTTGGTTCTTCTCGTGACGTAGTTTCTTCTTTGAATGATAGTGGCTTCCAAACGCAAGAAATAATTTCCAATTTAAGAGACGCTTTCTCAAGTTTTTCTGGCGGAATTACAAAAGGGGCGAGTATGGTCTTTGGTGGAATTTTTAGTTTTATTCTTATTATTGTAATTTCATTTTATTTAGCAGTTCAAGAAAGAGGAATAGAAACTTTTTTGCGTAGCTTAACTCCTCTTAGATACGAATCGTATATTACAGGCTTGTGGGCTAGGGCCCAGAATAAAATAGGTTTATGGATGCAGGGGCAACTTCTCCTCGGATTTTTTATTGGAATCCTGGTTTATTTAGGTCTTGCAATCATGGGTATTCCTTATGCACTTCTCCTTGCTGTTGTTGCTGCGACCCTTGAGCTCATCCCACTTTTCGGCCCGATAATTGCAGCTGTACCAGCTGTTGCCCTTGGTTTTTCGCACGGAGGAGTAGCTCTCGGGCTTATGGTTATTGGTTTTTACATAATCATTCAGCAGTTTGAAAATCATTTGATTTATCCACTTATTGTGAGAAAAATAATAGGAGTGCCACCAATTTTAGTGATTCTATCTCTTATTGTTTGCGCAAAACTTTTTGGATTCCTAGGACTTATTCTTGCAGTCCCGTTCATTTCAGTAGTACTTGAGATGGTGGACGATTTTGAAAAAGAGAAAAAACAAACAGGAGTGAACATGATTTCTTAA
- a CDS encoding class I tRNA ligase family protein: protein MDKNKSLLGGESKDKPFYITTSIAYTNAKPHVGHAYEAILTDVIARYQRSAGREVFFLTGTDEHGSKILRKAKEEGVSTQAFVNEISDFFKELYKKLLISNDGFIRTSDKKNHWPGAQKLWEKIVESGDLYKKNYKGLYCVGCEGFITEKELVNGLCSLHGKAPEVVEEENYFFRLSKYAKILEEKISSGELTVLPESRKNEALSFIKDGLEDISFSRPEASVPWGVPVPGDSSHMMYVWCDALSNYISAVGYGRDDKQFESIWPADAHVVGKDILRFHAVFWPAMLLSAGVPLPKRILVHGFILSEGKKMSKSVGNVIDPEEYINEYGEEAFRFFMAKEIPPFEDGDFTKQKFIDSYNGNLANGLGNLLSRTVAMAEKYFEGNVVPHNPESVPLVKKFKSPIGGEVVEGYGVSYAIEQEIIPKYTECMEEFRIHHALDIVFSLIKELDGYISDYEPFKLIKEDKEKAEDVIWNVLYGLLVVGDLIAPVMPETSLVIKETITGDIKSDAPVAFSVKPLAKPLFARILK, encoded by the coding sequence ATGGATAAAAATAAATCACTTTTAGGGGGCGAATCAAAGGATAAACCTTTTTACATTACAACTTCAATTGCATACACCAATGCAAAGCCACATGTTGGACATGCATACGAGGCTATTTTGACGGATGTAATCGCTCGATACCAGAGATCAGCAGGGAGAGAGGTTTTTTTTCTAACCGGTACGGACGAGCACGGTTCTAAAATTTTGCGTAAAGCAAAAGAGGAGGGTGTAAGCACTCAGGCATTTGTAAATGAGATATCAGATTTTTTTAAAGAGTTATATAAAAAACTTTTGATTTCAAATGATGGTTTTATTAGAACTTCGGATAAAAAAAACCATTGGCCGGGAGCGCAAAAACTTTGGGAGAAGATTGTAGAGTCTGGCGATTTGTATAAAAAGAATTACAAGGGCCTCTATTGTGTTGGTTGTGAAGGTTTTATTACTGAAAAAGAATTAGTTAATGGGCTCTGTTCTTTACATGGAAAAGCCCCAGAGGTTGTTGAGGAAGAAAATTATTTTTTTCGTCTATCAAAGTACGCTAAAATTCTCGAAGAAAAAATTTCCTCCGGGGAATTAACTGTTTTACCTGAGTCTAGAAAAAACGAGGCACTTTCTTTTATAAAAGACGGACTAGAAGACATTAGTTTTTCTCGTCCCGAAGCCAGTGTTCCGTGGGGCGTACCAGTTCCGGGAGACTCCTCTCACATGATGTATGTTTGGTGTGATGCACTCTCTAACTATATTTCTGCGGTTGGGTACGGACGAGATGATAAGCAGTTTGAGTCTATTTGGCCAGCAGATGCGCATGTTGTAGGGAAAGACATTTTGCGTTTCCACGCTGTTTTTTGGCCAGCAATGTTACTTTCTGCTGGGGTACCTTTACCTAAAAGAATCTTGGTCCACGGATTTATTCTTTCAGAAGGGAAGAAGATGTCTAAGTCAGTTGGTAATGTTATTGATCCAGAAGAATATATAAATGAATACGGAGAAGAGGCGTTTCGTTTTTTTATGGCAAAAGAAATACCACCATTTGAAGACGGTGACTTCACAAAACAAAAATTTATCGATAGCTACAACGGGAATTTAGCAAATGGTTTAGGAAACCTGCTTTCGCGTACTGTAGCGATGGCGGAAAAATATTTTGAAGGGAATGTTGTTCCGCACAATCCAGAGTCTGTTCCGTTGGTTAAAAAATTCAAGAGTCCTATTGGTGGAGAAGTGGTGGAAGGGTATGGAGTTTCTTATGCAATTGAGCAGGAGATAATTCCTAAATATACAGAATGTATGGAGGAGTTTCGTATTCACCACGCTCTCGATATTGTTTTTTCTTTAATTAAAGAATTGGATGGGTATATTTCTGACTATGAGCCATTTAAATTAATAAAAGAGGATAAGGAAAAAGCAGAAGACGTTATTTGGAATGTCCTTTATGGATTACTTGTTGTAGGCGATCTCATTGCTCCGGTTATGCCGGAAACAAGCCTTGTTATTAAAGAGACGATTACCGGCGATATTAAAAGCGACGCCCCAGTAGCGTTTTCTGTAAAACCATTAGCTAAACCACTTTTCGCTAGAATCCTGAAGTAG
- a CDS encoding TatD family hydrolase, whose amino-acid sequence MKLIDAHSHINSKEFDADRADVIERMRKEEIGTIIVGTDYESSKQIVEITKNEPGFFASIGLHPEDNKKEVFNEELYTKLAEDKSVVAIGECGLDYYWEKNEEARARQRDIFRAQIKLALSLDLPLMIHCRNAYEDTLTILNEYSKEARARLRGNIHFFAGDVSVAKKFLDIGFTMSFTGVVTFASDYDEVIKYIPLESILAETDCPYVTPVPNRGKRNEPIFVKYVVAKLAELKGVSPEKMAEITLSNTSRVFGLNL is encoded by the coding sequence ATGAAATTAATTGACGCCCACTCACATATAAATTCTAAAGAGTTTGACGCTGATCGCGCAGATGTTATCGAGCGGATGCGTAAAGAAGAAATTGGTACGATAATTGTTGGTACAGACTATGAATCATCAAAGCAGATAGTTGAAATAACAAAAAACGAACCAGGATTTTTTGCTTCAATTGGACTACACCCCGAAGATAACAAAAAAGAAGTTTTTAACGAGGAGTTATATACAAAACTTGCAGAAGACAAATCCGTAGTGGCAATAGGGGAATGTGGACTAGATTATTATTGGGAAAAGAATGAAGAAGCTCGTGCGCGACAGCGTGATATTTTTCGAGCACAAATAAAATTGGCACTTTCTCTTGATTTGCCTCTAATGATTCACTGTCGTAATGCGTACGAAGATACGCTGACAATTCTAAATGAGTATTCCAAAGAGGCGCGCGCGCGACTTAGGGGCAACATACATTTTTTTGCCGGGGATGTTTCTGTGGCGAAAAAGTTTCTCGACATCGGCTTCACAATGTCATTTACCGGTGTAGTTACTTTTGCTTCAGATTACGACGAGGTAATAAAGTATATTCCGCTTGAGTCGATTTTAGCTGAAACAGATTGTCCTTATGTGACCCCTGTTCCAAATCGTGGAAAACGTAACGAACCTATTTTTGTAAAATATGTAGTGGCCAAGTTGGCAGAACTAAAAGGGGTTAGTCCTGAGAAGATGGCTGAAATCACGCTTAGCAACACTTCTCGCGTCTTTGGGTTGAATTTGTAG
- a CDS encoding 30S ribosomal protein S6 — MDDKDLTIYEVGYLLVPELSEGDVSVETGNLKDVIASLGGLMVSDGYPKQIELAYPMRKSVANVWHTYTKGYFGWLKFEMTSDQTAALKEKLDQNKKVIRFLLIKTSREDTMSQKRVSTRPTKSKVPAEGEVVAEVSEVELESALKDLVKE, encoded by the coding sequence ATGGATGATAAAGACCTAACAATATATGAAGTTGGATACCTTCTCGTTCCGGAACTCTCCGAAGGGGATGTTTCTGTTGAAACAGGGAATCTAAAAGATGTTATCGCCTCATTAGGCGGTCTTATGGTTAGTGACGGATATCCAAAGCAGATTGAACTTGCTTATCCTATGAGAAAGTCCGTTGCAAACGTTTGGCACACCTACACTAAGGGATACTTCGGATGGTTGAAGTTTGAGATGACTAGCGACCAAACAGCTGCCCTAAAGGAAAAGTTAGATCAAAATAAAAAAGTAATTCGTTTTCTTTTAATAAAAACTTCCCGCGAAGACACAATGTCTCAGAAACGAGTATCAACGAGACCAACCAAGTCTAAAGTTCCTGCAGAAGGAGAGGTGGTTGCTGAAGTTTCAGAAGTTGAGCTTGAGTCAGCTCTTAAAGACTTAGTTAAGGAATAA
- the ssb gene encoding single-stranded DNA-binding protein: MYVNKAIIYGNLTRDPELRSLPTGNKVTSFSVATNRTWKGQDGTRQEAVDFHNVVVFGRQAETVAQYLKKGSGVFVEGRMQTRSWDAGDGVKKYRTEVIADRVQFGPRSAGAGTGNTGYDQAPTAPIETGADESIEYPEGDINPNDIPF, translated from the coding sequence ATGTATGTAAACAAAGCAATTATTTACGGAAATCTCACCCGCGACCCAGAGTTACGTTCCTTACCTACGGGCAATAAAGTAACAAGTTTTTCTGTTGCAACCAATAGAACATGGAAAGGACAAGACGGAACAAGACAAGAAGCGGTTGATTTTCATAATGTTGTTGTCTTTGGAAGACAAGCAGAAACTGTTGCTCAGTATTTGAAAAAAGGATCAGGTGTTTTTGTTGAAGGACGAATGCAAACAAGAAGCTGGGATGCTGGTGATGGTGTGAAGAAATACCGAACTGAAGTGATTGCCGATCGCGTTCAGTTTGGCCCAAGAAGTGCAGGTGCCGGCACAGGCAATACTGGCTACGACCAAGCACCAACAGCACCAATTGAAACAGGGGCTGACGAATCAATTGAGTATCCTGAAGGCGACATTAATCCAAACGACATTCCGTTTTAA
- the rpsR gene encoding 30S ribosomal protein S18, giving the protein MTDKKKCYFASNNIKHIDYKDIDVLKKFLNPHARMVSKKFSGVSSKSQRKLATAIKRARFMGLIPFVAK; this is encoded by the coding sequence ATGACAGATAAAAAAAAGTGCTACTTTGCTTCCAATAACATCAAACACATCGACTACAAAGACATCGATGTTTTAAAGAAATTCTTAAACCCACACGCACGTATGGTTTCTAAGAAGTTTTCTGGTGTTAGCTCAAAGAGCCAGAGAAAGCTCGCTACTGCAATAAAGCGTGCTAGATTTATGGGACTCATTCCATTCGTTGCTAAATAA
- the recA gene encoding recombinase RecA: MAMAKKQKLEGASKTELGTSQIESTIRDIQTKYGEGAIMKLGEKPKVNIGSISTGSLGLDYALGVGGLPQGRIIEIFGPESSGKTTLTLHVIAQAQKKGGVCAFIDAEHALDPEYAKKLGVNIGELLVSQPDTGEQALEITESLVRSGKVDVVVIDSVAALTPKDEIEGEMGAHHVGKQARLMSQALRKLTAITAKSKTIVIFINQIRMQIGVMFGNPETTPGGKALKFYTSVRIDIRRIASIKKGEDVVGARTRVKVVKNKVAAPFKMTEFDIIYNEGISREGEIIALGEKFGLMTKSGTSYSYGEVKLGRGYDATRTFLKENPKIANEIVKQIEKKFLES, from the coding sequence ATGGCGATGGCAAAAAAACAAAAACTAGAAGGAGCTTCCAAAACAGAGCTTGGAACATCTCAGATTGAGTCAACAATCCGCGATATTCAAACAAAATACGGAGAGGGCGCCATAATGAAACTTGGCGAAAAACCAAAAGTTAATATCGGATCAATTTCAACTGGTTCTCTCGGTTTAGATTACGCGCTTGGCGTTGGTGGTCTTCCCCAAGGGCGTATTATTGAAATTTTTGGACCGGAGTCTTCTGGAAAAACAACATTGACCCTCCATGTTATCGCGCAGGCTCAAAAAAAGGGTGGGGTTTGTGCTTTTATCGACGCAGAACACGCACTTGATCCGGAGTACGCCAAAAAATTAGGAGTTAATATCGGCGAGCTACTTGTCTCTCAGCCTGACACAGGAGAACAAGCACTTGAAATCACAGAGAGTTTGGTTCGTTCTGGAAAAGTTGATGTCGTTGTCATCGACTCTGTCGCAGCTTTAACACCAAAAGATGAAATTGAGGGAGAAATGGGAGCTCATCACGTTGGTAAACAAGCTAGACTCATGTCGCAAGCCTTGCGAAAACTTACTGCGATAACAGCTAAATCAAAAACTATTGTCATTTTCATCAACCAAATCCGCATGCAAATTGGTGTTATGTTTGGAAATCCAGAAACAACACCAGGCGGAAAAGCACTTAAGTTTTACACATCGGTGCGTATTGATATAAGAAGAATCGCTTCAATTAAAAAAGGAGAGGACGTTGTTGGTGCGCGCACTAGAGTTAAGGTTGTTAAAAATAAGGTTGCGGCTCCTTTCAAAATGACAGAGTTCGACATTATCTACAACGAAGGCATCTCACGAGAAGGTGAAATAATCGCTTTGGGTGAAAAATTTGGCCTAATGACGAAAAGTGGAACCTCTTATTCATACGGAGAAGTGAAACTTGGCCGTGGATATGACGCCACAAGAACATTCCTTAAGGAAAATCCAAAGATTGCAAACGAGATAGTTAAACAAATCGAAAAAAAGTTTTTAGAGTCGTAA
- a CDS encoding DNA translocase FtsK 4TM domain-containing protein, whose protein sequence is MAKKKEKKETKNKGGTSVDLKLDGIFSSLKEETMHAIVAIGFFVLAIFLIMAWLGSRGVINAGPAGELTYRGLTFLFGYGFFLLPLLFSILGFTFLHSIKTKMGTISTVGSLLFLSSGLGLIDTIWANKSGGIIGEAVAYPFLKLFDFYASLIFLTAIFLISLLVIFDARPRLEHFFFWRYFSKKESGEIEDEDVTIVSNEAVEETKKEEAPKEEESKVTESVAKMLGLSNKKQSLDEDSSLFIEQKKRTIRDIDDTYSPPPLSIFEKDKGKPGVGDIKANANIIKRTLQNFGINVEMDEISIGPTVTRYALKPAEGVKLSRIVGLQNDLALALAAHPLRIEAPIPGKSLVGIEIPNTVKATVGMATLFSDEKYEGNDKPLLLALGRGVSGQSRFTNLAKMPHMLIAGTTGSGKSVTIHTFINSLLFRNSPNDLKFIMIDPKRVELTLYNKIPHLLTPVITDAKKAILALKWAAKEMDRRYDVLESESVRDIDSYHKNIVFPAYKKEREKGKAEERDFAELPEKMPYIVIVLDELADIMTTYPRELEAGIVRLAQMSRAVGIHLILSTQRPSVNVITGLIKANIPARVALQVSSQIDSRTILDTVGAEKLLGAGDMLFLSGEMSKPERMQSAFISETEVKKVVKYLSDQYRDSVPSEIELSTGAPTASPTIFDMSLESSNDLEDDDDMYEEARQCVIEAGKASTSYLQRKLKVGYARAARLMDMLEERGVVSAGDGAKPREVLEKSAQTIATAGLTGASLSNNEEDDSF, encoded by the coding sequence ATGGCGAAAAAGAAAGAAAAAAAAGAAACCAAAAACAAAGGCGGTACTTCTGTTGATTTAAAACTCGATGGAATATTTTCATCTCTAAAGGAGGAAACAATGCACGCAATTGTTGCTATTGGTTTTTTTGTTTTAGCAATCTTTTTGATTATGGCGTGGCTTGGAAGTAGAGGCGTTATAAACGCCGGCCCAGCTGGTGAGCTAACGTATCGAGGACTAACATTTCTTTTTGGTTATGGTTTCTTTCTTCTACCACTACTCTTCTCTATTTTGGGTTTCACTTTTCTGCACTCAATCAAAACAAAGATGGGGACAATCTCAACTGTTGGATCACTTCTTTTCCTTTCGTCTGGACTTGGACTGATAGACACAATTTGGGCGAACAAAAGTGGTGGGATTATCGGAGAAGCTGTTGCTTATCCGTTTTTAAAACTTTTCGATTTTTACGCTAGTTTAATTTTTCTTACTGCTATTTTTCTTATTTCGCTTTTGGTCATATTTGACGCTCGCCCACGTCTCGAGCATTTCTTCTTTTGGCGATACTTCTCAAAGAAAGAATCTGGTGAAATTGAAGATGAGGACGTAACTATTGTCTCAAATGAAGCCGTCGAGGAAACCAAAAAGGAGGAAGCTCCAAAAGAAGAAGAAAGTAAAGTGACAGAAAGTGTCGCAAAGATGCTTGGCCTTTCCAACAAAAAACAATCGCTAGACGAAGATAGTAGTCTTTTCATCGAACAAAAAAAACGAACTATTCGCGACATTGATGACACTTACTCTCCCCCACCACTTTCCATCTTTGAAAAAGATAAAGGTAAGCCAGGTGTCGGAGACATCAAAGCAAACGCCAACATCATCAAACGAACTCTACAAAACTTCGGCATCAACGTTGAAATGGATGAAATATCTATCGGGCCGACTGTCACACGATACGCATTAAAACCAGCTGAGGGTGTTAAGCTATCTCGAATCGTTGGTTTACAAAATGATCTTGCTTTGGCTCTTGCTGCCCACCCACTCCGCATCGAAGCTCCAATTCCTGGAAAGTCTCTTGTTGGTATTGAAATTCCAAACACAGTAAAAGCGACAGTTGGTATGGCTACCCTCTTCAGCGACGAAAAATATGAGGGAAATGATAAGCCTCTACTCTTGGCCTTAGGTCGTGGAGTTTCTGGTCAATCTCGATTCACCAACCTCGCAAAGATGCCACATATGCTTATTGCTGGTACAACCGGTTCTGGAAAATCGGTCACTATTCACACTTTCATCAACTCTCTCCTTTTCCGTAATTCACCAAACGACCTTAAGTTCATCATGATTGACCCTAAGCGCGTTGAATTGACCCTCTACAACAAAATCCCCCACCTCCTCACTCCGGTTATAACAGATGCTAAAAAAGCTATTTTGGCGCTTAAATGGGCGGCAAAAGAAATGGATAGAAGATACGACGTCTTAGAATCAGAATCTGTTCGCGACATAGATTCATATCACAAAAATATCGTCTTCCCTGCTTATAAAAAAGAACGAGAAAAAGGAAAAGCTGAGGAACGTGATTTCGCCGAACTTCCTGAAAAAATGCCTTACATCGTCATTGTCTTGGATGAACTTGCCGATATTATGACAACCTACCCACGCGAGCTTGAAGCCGGTATCGTTCGTTTGGCACAAATGAGTCGTGCTGTTGGTATCCATTTAATCCTTTCGACACAGCGCCCTTCGGTCAACGTTATAACCGGTCTTATCAAAGCAAACATCCCCGCTCGTGTGGCACTACAGGTGTCTTCACAAATAGACTCTCGCACAATCCTTGATACTGTTGGGGCAGAAAAGTTACTCGGTGCTGGCGATATGCTCTTCCTCTCGGGAGAAATGTCCAAGCCGGAACGTATGCAATCGGCCTTCATCTCTGAAACTGAAGTTAAAAAAGTCGTCAAATATCTCTCCGACCAATACCGAGACAGCGTACCGTCGGAAATCGAACTCTCAACTGGTGCCCCAACAGCTAGTCCAACAATATTTGATATGTCCCTTGAGTCATCAAACGATTTAGAAGACGATGATGATATGTACGAGGAAGCCCGACAATGTGTTATTGAGGCAGGAAAAGCCTCAACTTCATACCTACAAAGGAAACTAAAGGTTGGTTATGCTCGCGCAGCGCGACTTATGGATATGTTAGAAGAACGTGGTGTCGTCAGTGCTGGTGATGGAGCCAAACCAAGAGAAGTTCTTGAAAAAAGCGCACAAACTATCGCAACTGCAGGGTTAACTGGAGCTTCATTATCAAACAACGAAGAAGATGACTCTTTCTAG